One window of Chryseobacterium indologenes genomic DNA carries:
- a CDS encoding TrmH family RNA methyltransferase: MLTAHTIKVLQSLDKKKFRQKYNLFLVEGNKIICELFNSNFKVKEIFSTDPQKLDRTDIPVIHISENELKKISFLKTPKDSVAVCYLAEEEKLADKNIQLVLDGIQDPGNLGTIIRLADWFGIEQIICSEDTVDVYNPKVIQATMGSFTRVNMVYTDLVEYLSETENINIGTDMEGENIYTFDKPEKINLILGNEGNGMRPETEKLLQKSISIPRFGKSQSTESLNVSMAAGIILGQLFSK; this comes from the coding sequence ATGCTTACAGCTCATACAATAAAAGTTTTACAATCTTTAGATAAAAAGAAGTTCAGACAAAAATACAATTTGTTTTTGGTTGAAGGTAATAAAATCATTTGTGAACTTTTTAATTCTAACTTTAAAGTTAAAGAAATATTTTCAACCGATCCACAAAAATTGGACCGTACTGATATTCCCGTTATCCATATCTCTGAAAATGAATTAAAAAAAATCAGTTTTCTTAAAACGCCGAAAGATTCCGTAGCGGTATGTTATCTTGCGGAGGAAGAAAAGTTGGCGGATAAGAATATACAGCTGGTTTTGGATGGAATACAGGATCCCGGAAATTTAGGAACGATTATACGACTGGCAGACTGGTTCGGAATAGAACAGATTATCTGTAGTGAAGATACCGTGGATGTCTACAATCCGAAGGTGATTCAGGCTACTATGGGCTCTTTTACCAGAGTTAATATGGTGTATACTGATCTTGTGGAATATCTTTCTGAAACGGAAAATATAAATATCGGGACGGATATGGAAGGGGAGAACATCTACACGTTTGATAAACCTGAAAAAATCAATCTGATCTTAGGAAATGAAGGAAACGGAATGAGACCGGAAACCGAGAAGCTTTTACAAAAAAGTATCAGTATTCCGAGATTTGGAAAATCCCAGTCTACAGAAAGCCTGAATGTTTCAATGGCTGCGGGGATTATTTTAGGGCAGTTATTTTCAAAATAA
- a CDS encoding phage holin family protein codes for MIETIKEYASKRIDLLKIEATEKSSLSAGLITYFVVLLVAFAFFIILFNFGIAFLIGKALDNYSYGFLIVAAFYALVMAFVVAFKTKIVNTVADQVIKFLNH; via the coding sequence ATGATAGAAACTATTAAAGAATACGCCTCCAAGAGAATAGATCTTCTGAAAATTGAAGCAACTGAAAAGTCGTCTCTTTCTGCCGGGCTCATTACTTACTTTGTAGTACTGCTTGTTGCTTTTGCTTTTTTTATTATCCTTTTCAATTTTGGAATCGCTTTCCTTATCGGAAAGGCACTGGATAATTACTCTTACGGATTCTTAATTGTTGCTGCATTCTATGCACTGGTAATGGCATTCGTTGTTGCCTTCAAAACTAAGATCGTAAATACTGTTGCAGATCAGGTTATTAAATTTTTAAATCATTAA
- a CDS encoding YtxH domain-containing protein encodes MSRKGNNTAGILAGLLAGAAAGVILGMLYAPEEGKETRKKIKDKANDLKDQAKNKYGEVSEKVKDQYGNISSTFKETASSVAHTVKDGYDKYKDQIVSKTADLAKDVEAELNDLKK; translated from the coding sequence ATGTCTAGAAAAGGAAATAATACAGCAGGTATATTGGCAGGACTTCTTGCAGGTGCTGCGGCAGGTGTAATCTTAGGAATGCTTTATGCACCGGAAGAAGGTAAAGAAACCAGAAAAAAAATCAAGGATAAAGCAAATGATCTTAAAGATCAGGCTAAAAATAAATACGGAGAGGTTTCTGAAAAAGTAAAAGACCAATATGGCAATATTTCTTCTACTTTCAAAGAAACGGCAAGCAGCGTAGCACATACTGTGAAAGACGGATATGACAAATATAAAGATCAGATTGTTTCTAAAACTGCAGATTTGGCAAAAGATGTAGAAGCAGAACTGAACGATCTAAAAAAATAA
- the cmk gene encoding (d)CMP kinase → MKKPVIAIDGYSSTGKSSISKIIADKLGLIHMDTGALYRGVTWYALQHCLDENGGIDLNTLFSSLDQISLEFKNNDGTLILFLNDTDISKEIRTNIVSDNVSLVAKQKEVRDFLLQSQRTLAEKGGVIMDGRDIGTVVLPNADYKFFLTASIDERTNRRFLELQGLGIEADKEQVKQNLIERDKIDSEREIAPLKQADDATVIDNSELTKEETIELILSHIEKI, encoded by the coding sequence ATGAAAAAACCTGTAATTGCTATCGATGGGTACTCGTCTACCGGAAAAAGTTCTATCTCTAAAATCATTGCAGATAAACTGGGACTTATTCATATGGACACAGGAGCTCTCTATCGAGGAGTTACCTGGTATGCATTGCAGCATTGTCTGGACGAAAATGGAGGAATTGATCTGAATACATTATTCTCTTCTTTAGACCAGATCAGCCTTGAGTTTAAAAATAACGACGGAACTCTTATTCTTTTCCTTAATGACACGGATATTTCTAAAGAAATCCGTACCAATATAGTATCTGACAATGTAAGCCTTGTGGCCAAACAGAAAGAAGTAAGAGACTTTTTGCTGCAGTCACAGCGCACTTTGGCAGAAAAAGGAGGTGTCATTATGGACGGACGTGACATTGGGACAGTAGTTCTGCCAAATGCAGACTATAAATTCTTTCTTACTGCCAGCATTGACGAAAGAACTAACAGAAGGTTTCTGGAACTGCAGGGCCTGGGAATTGAAGCAGATAAAGAACAGGTAAAGCAGAACCTTATAGAACGAGATAAGATTGACAGCGAGCGTGAAATAGCCCCTTTGAAGCAGGCTGACGACGCTACCGTTATTGATAATTCGGAACTGACCAAAGAAGAAACTATAGAGCTTATTTTATCTCACATCGAAAAGATTTAA
- the porQ gene encoding type IX secretion system protein PorQ has product MKKIIIFSLFLSGIVSYAQTGTNVYPFLNVPVSARQAALGGDAISIRDYDVSFAIANPALLNRDSDKQLSVNATAYLADSKYGTIAYAKDFDNGHMATINARYMSYGSTPRTDESGFENGEFKASDVAIGAGYAYQFEEDWTIGGGLNFVTSKIDNYTSSAISGTAGVTYHNKKNKEVLSLVMRNFGFQLKSFNGTRENLPFRIDLGYTKIIKNFPLAITITAHDLQKFDISSEYNLDGQKVNAGRKIADHFSLGAELFPEKNFNIRLGYNVKRGNELAVADQRNFSGLSAGFGVKVSRFRIDYAHVRYHNSSNVNQIGISMDLSSHRGE; this is encoded by the coding sequence TTGAAGAAAATTATCATTTTTTCATTATTTCTATCAGGAATTGTTTCTTATGCGCAAACAGGAACAAATGTTTATCCGTTCTTAAATGTACCTGTATCTGCAAGACAGGCTGCTTTGGGTGGTGATGCAATTTCGATAAGAGATTATGATGTTTCCTTTGCTATTGCAAACCCTGCCCTGTTAAATAGAGATTCTGACAAACAGCTTTCTGTAAACGCAACAGCTTATCTTGCCGATTCAAAATACGGAACTATTGCTTATGCCAAAGACTTTGATAATGGCCACATGGCTACCATCAATGCCAGGTATATGAGCTATGGAAGTACACCGAGAACGGATGAAAGCGGTTTTGAAAACGGAGAGTTCAAAGCTTCGGATGTAGCCATTGGCGCAGGCTATGCCTACCAGTTTGAAGAAGACTGGACGATTGGTGGAGGACTTAATTTCGTTACCTCAAAAATTGACAACTATACTTCTTCCGCAATTTCAGGAACAGCGGGAGTTACCTATCATAATAAAAAGAACAAAGAAGTACTTTCTTTGGTGATGAGAAATTTTGGTTTCCAGCTGAAGTCATTCAATGGAACAAGAGAAAATCTTCCTTTCAGAATTGATCTGGGGTATACCAAAATCATCAAGAACTTCCCTCTTGCGATTACCATTACGGCGCATGATCTTCAGAAGTTCGATATTTCTTCAGAATATAACCTGGACGGACAGAAAGTGAATGCCGGCAGAAAAATTGCAGACCACTTTTCATTGGGCGCTGAATTGTTTCCGGAAAAGAATTTCAACATCCGGTTGGGATATAATGTAAAAAGAGGAAATGAACTGGCGGTTGCAGATCAGAGAAACTTCTCAGGACTTTCTGCAGGATTTGGAGTAAAAGTTTCCAGATTCCGTATAGATTATGCACACGTAAGATATCACAACTCTTCCAATGTCAATCAGATAGGAATTTCTATGGACCTTTCAAGTCATAGAGGAGAATAA
- the pyrH gene encoding UMP kinase, translating into MKYKRILLKLSGEALMGNRQYGIDTERLQEYAVEIKKVVEKGCEVAIVIGGGNIFRGVAGAAKGMDRVQGDYMGMLATVINGMALQGALEDAGIKTRLQSAIEMDKVAEPFIKRRAVRHLEKGRVVIFGAGTGNPYFTTDTAATLRAIEIGADVILKGTRVDGIYDSDPEKNADAVKYNSLSFDEVFEKNLKVMDMTAFTLSHENKLPIIVFDMNKDGNLSKIVDGENVGTLVDL; encoded by the coding sequence ATGAAATATAAAAGAATCCTTCTGAAACTGAGCGGTGAGGCCTTAATGGGAAACAGACAATATGGTATTGATACCGAAAGACTACAGGAATATGCTGTTGAGATCAAGAAAGTAGTCGAAAAAGGCTGTGAAGTTGCGATCGTGATTGGAGGAGGAAATATCTTCCGTGGTGTTGCAGGAGCTGCAAAAGGAATGGACAGAGTGCAGGGAGATTATATGGGAATGCTGGCTACTGTCATCAATGGCATGGCGTTGCAGGGAGCATTGGAAGATGCAGGAATCAAGACAAGACTTCAGTCTGCTATTGAAATGGATAAAGTAGCTGAACCTTTCATCAAAAGAAGAGCGGTAAGACACCTTGAAAAAGGAAGAGTAGTAATCTTCGGAGCAGGAACAGGAAACCCTTACTTTACTACAGATACAGCGGCTACTTTAAGAGCAATCGAAATTGGAGCGGATGTAATCTTAAAAGGAACAAGAGTAGACGGCATCTATGACAGTGATCCTGAAAAAAATGCTGATGCTGTAAAATACAATTCATTATCGTTCGATGAAGTATTTGAAAAAAATCTTAAGGTAATGGATATGACTGCCTTTACTTTGAGCCACGAAAACAAATTGCCAATCATCGTATTCGATATGAATAAAGACGGTAACCTGTCAAAAATTGTAGACGGAGAAAATGTAGGTACTTTGGTTGATTTATAA
- a CDS encoding lipase family protein: MTNPSLDAYQQVFGMAGLANRAGGYNGFGIQLQQQLQYDLSYYFNNVPPVKMMDQKTPSTANPSVLSELGSWDLVWGPALIEEKNEKGVPTGVADNALYVVKCEAVAFPGGPTLPAYVVAIAATNPSSLYDWETEDFSVSEVVNWTTYNPSNFTPSAYNGTDPYISKGTATGVSILLGLESPDSAASPKTTLQQFLAGLNPEPGTAIIFCGHSLAGALSPTLALYLKENKDLNAFGVTLVYPTAGPTPGEAAFASLFNSKFPPLPPGWQQQSGTYQSWNTMHWNDLDVVPHAWQVSELEKIATIYGQATTNMTASILKALQKMAIDDSSKSGASYTRIQNQSLPGQLQHSSSSSISIKTPPATLQDYMLQLSVQHVGMYNGIPATGSDPQVTGLILPKPLPKPDVVKLVPGVTAVTEFEMIMKIINQIIEWVFSHYTLVEKENATQNIEADK; the protein is encoded by the coding sequence ATGACAAATCCATCTTTAGATGCCTATCAACAAGTATTTGGTATGGCAGGTCTTGCCAACCGCGCAGGAGGCTACAACGGTTTTGGTATCCAGCTGCAACAACAGCTTCAATATGATTTATCCTATTATTTTAACAATGTTCCTCCGGTTAAAATGATGGATCAGAAAACACCTTCCACAGCTAACCCTTCAGTTCTATCGGAATTAGGAAGCTGGGATCTTGTCTGGGGCCCTGCTCTGATCGAGGAAAAAAATGAAAAGGGAGTTCCTACAGGAGTTGCAGATAATGCATTATACGTAGTTAAATGTGAGGCTGTTGCATTTCCGGGAGGCCCTACATTGCCTGCTTATGTCGTAGCTATTGCAGCAACTAATCCATCATCCCTTTACGATTGGGAAACAGAAGATTTCTCAGTTTCAGAAGTGGTAAACTGGACGACTTACAATCCTTCCAATTTCACTCCGTCAGCTTATAATGGCACCGATCCTTATATTTCAAAAGGTACTGCTACCGGTGTAAGTATCCTTCTCGGACTTGAGAGCCCGGATTCTGCAGCTTCACCTAAAACTACACTGCAGCAGTTTCTTGCAGGCTTAAATCCGGAACCGGGTACAGCTATTATATTTTGCGGACACAGTCTTGCAGGAGCATTATCACCTACCCTTGCTCTTTATCTGAAAGAAAATAAAGATCTGAATGCATTCGGTGTAACACTTGTATATCCTACCGCCGGGCCAACTCCGGGTGAGGCAGCATTTGCCAGCCTGTTCAACAGCAAATTCCCGCCATTGCCACCAGGATGGCAGCAACAATCAGGCACTTACCAAAGCTGGAATACCATGCACTGGAATGATCTGGATGTTGTCCCTCATGCGTGGCAGGTATCAGAACTGGAAAAAATTGCAACTATATATGGACAGGCTACTACCAATATGACGGCCTCCATATTAAAAGCTTTACAGAAGATGGCTATTGATGATTCTTCAAAATCAGGAGCCAGCTATACAAGGATACAAAACCAATCACTTCCGGGCCAACTGCAGCACTCAAGCAGCTCCTCGATCAGCATCAAAACACCTCCGGCAACCTTACAGGATTATATGCTTCAGTTATCAGTACAGCATGTGGGCATGTATAATGGTATTCCTGCAACCGGATCTGATCCTCAGGTGACCGGTCTTATTCTACCAAAGCCATTGCCCAAACCGGACGTTGTGAAACTGGTACCGGGAGTAACTGCCGTCACCGAGTTTGAGATGATCATGAAAATTATAAATCAGATCATTGAATGGGTTTTCTCCCATTACACTCTAGTTGAAAAGGAAAATGCAACGCAAAATATTGAAGCAGATAAATAG
- the frr gene encoding ribosome recycling factor, with protein MEELDLILESVKQDMDAAVKHLDHAFQRIRAGRASTSMVQDVMVEYYGAMTPINQVANVSVPDAMTISIQPWDRTAINAIEKAIINSNLGFAPSNNGENIILNVPPLTEERRKELAKQAKVETENTKVTVRNARQDGLKELKKLDGVSEDVVKGVEEEIQTYTDKYVKLCDEHLKTKEAEIMKV; from the coding sequence ATGGAAGAATTAGATCTTATATTAGAATCTGTAAAACAAGACATGGATGCAGCTGTAAAGCACCTGGATCACGCATTTCAAAGAATTAGAGCAGGACGTGCTTCTACATCAATGGTTCAGGATGTAATGGTAGAATACTATGGAGCAATGACTCCTATCAACCAGGTTGCGAATGTTTCTGTTCCGGATGCAATGACAATCTCTATTCAACCTTGGGACAGAACTGCAATCAATGCGATTGAGAAAGCGATCATCAATTCAAACTTAGGTTTTGCACCTTCTAACAACGGAGAAAACATTATTCTGAATGTTCCGCCTTTAACAGAGGAAAGAAGAAAAGAACTTGCAAAACAGGCTAAAGTGGAAACTGAGAACACTAAAGTAACGGTAAGAAACGCCAGACAGGACGGTTTGAAAGAACTTAAAAAGTTAGATGGTGTTTCTGAAGATGTGGTAAAAGGAGTGGAAGAAGAAATCCAGACTTATACCGACAAATATGTAAAGCTTTGCGATGAGCATCTTAAGACAAAAGAAGCTGAAATTATGAAAGTATAA
- a CDS encoding 3-oxoacyl-ACP synthase III family protein, whose product MMTKIIGVGNYIPSETITNLFFDKHIFLNEKGILLTENNTSITDKLKKITGIEERRYAHSTEVTSDLGFIAAKAAIENAGIDPETLDYIIFAHNFGDVRIGTVQSDAVPSLAARVKHLLGIRNNFCVAYDVLFGCPGWIEGVIQANAFIKAGMAKRCLVIGGETLSRVVDIHDRDSMIYADGAGAAVLEVNNDDDSGIKAHLSASYTFEEKDYLYFGKSYNNDKCQDTKYIKMDGRKIYEFALINVPDAMKKCLDSSGYSISQLNKIIIHQANEKMDEAIVNRFYQLYNTPVPENIMPMVIHKLGNSSVATIPSLLTMILKDELEHHKIQKDDVVLFASVGAGMNINAFVYKF is encoded by the coding sequence GTGATGACGAAGATTATTGGTGTAGGCAACTACATACCATCTGAAACGATAACCAATCTGTTTTTTGATAAGCATATTTTTCTTAATGAAAAGGGTATATTATTAACAGAAAATAATACATCTATTACAGATAAATTAAAAAAAATTACGGGTATTGAAGAAAGAAGATATGCTCATAGTACTGAGGTTACTTCAGATCTTGGATTTATTGCAGCAAAGGCTGCCATTGAAAATGCAGGAATAGATCCTGAGACATTAGACTATATTATTTTTGCCCATAATTTTGGAGATGTTCGTATTGGAACAGTTCAATCCGATGCGGTTCCAAGCCTTGCGGCAAGGGTAAAGCATTTATTAGGAATCAGAAATAACTTCTGCGTGGCGTATGATGTTCTTTTTGGATGTCCCGGCTGGATTGAAGGTGTGATACAGGCTAATGCATTTATTAAAGCCGGTATGGCTAAACGATGTCTGGTGATTGGCGGGGAAACTCTTTCCCGTGTAGTGGATATTCATGACAGAGACAGTATGATCTATGCTGATGGAGCAGGAGCGGCCGTACTGGAAGTAAACAATGATGATGACTCCGGAATAAAGGCTCATTTGTCAGCTTCTTATACCTTTGAAGAGAAAGATTATCTGTATTTTGGGAAATCTTATAACAATGATAAATGCCAGGATACAAAATATATCAAAATGGATGGACGTAAAATATATGAATTCGCCCTCATAAATGTTCCGGATGCCATGAAAAAATGTCTGGACAGCAGTGGATATTCCATTAGTCAGTTAAATAAAATTATCATTCATCAGGCTAATGAAAAAATGGATGAAGCTATTGTTAACAGGTTCTACCAATTGTATAATACACCGGTTCCTGAAAATATAATGCCTATGGTCATTCATAAACTTGGAAACAGCAGCGTGGCGACCATTCCGTCTTTGCTGACTATGATTTTAAAGGATGAACTTGAACATCATAAAATCCAGAAAGATGATGTGGTATTATTTGCTTCTGTGGGTGCAGGAATGAATATCAATGCTTTTGTATATAAGTTTTAA